A genomic region of Candidatus Eisenbacteria bacterium contains the following coding sequences:
- a CDS encoding transcription termination factor Rho — translation MPATASGVLEVINRSGGYLRDPARSFEPGPADAFVPDLIIKRFALPAGALVSGPVQPGKQGPRLEDVESICGLSPEAYRQRTPFADLVATNPDRRFRLGGGGNVSMRIVDMIAPIGRGTRGLIVSPPKAGKTQLLEDLTIAIHADAPENRVVVLLIDERPEEVTHFRRRVPATVLASSSDQSLSDHVRVANMCMAQVRCELECGHDLVVLVDSITRMGRAFNSHGTDSGRTMSGGLDSRALEIPRKFFGMARKVENGGSVTVLATALVETGSRMDDMIFEEFKGTGNSEIVLDRSLADQRVFPAINIAKTGTRRDELLYSKEENAAINRLRRRLLDMPPRQAIQDLLKALERWPTNEELLQHIE, via the coding sequence GACCTGATCATCAAACGCTTCGCCCTGCCGGCCGGCGCCCTGGTTTCCGGCCCCGTCCAACCGGGAAAGCAGGGCCCTCGCCTCGAAGACGTGGAGTCGATTTGTGGACTCTCGCCCGAGGCGTATCGCCAGCGCACGCCGTTCGCCGATCTCGTGGCCACGAACCCCGACCGGCGCTTCCGCCTGGGCGGAGGTGGAAACGTCTCGATGCGGATCGTGGATATGATCGCGCCGATCGGCCGCGGAACACGTGGACTCATCGTGTCGCCGCCCAAAGCCGGGAAGACGCAGCTGCTCGAGGACCTCACGATCGCGATCCACGCGGACGCGCCCGAGAATCGCGTCGTGGTCCTGCTCATCGACGAGCGGCCCGAAGAGGTGACGCATTTCCGGCGCAGGGTTCCGGCGACGGTGTTGGCCAGCAGCAGCGATCAATCCCTGTCCGACCACGTCCGCGTCGCGAACATGTGCATGGCCCAGGTGCGGTGCGAGCTCGAGTGCGGCCATGACCTGGTGGTGCTCGTGGACAGCATTACCCGCATGGGCCGGGCATTCAACTCGCATGGAACCGATTCGGGCCGAACCATGAGCGGCGGATTGGACTCCCGCGCGCTGGAAATCCCGCGTAAATTTTTCGGGATGGCGCGGAAAGTCGAGAACGGCGGATCGGTCACCGTCTTGGCGACGGCGCTGGTCGAAACCGGGTCGCGGATGGATGACATGATCTTCGAGGAGTTCAAGGGAACCGGGAACAGCGAGATCGTGCTGGATCGATCGTTGGCGGATCAGCGGGTGTTCCCGGCGATCAATATCGCCAAGACCGGCACTCGTCGCGACGAGCTTCTCTATTCCAAGGAGGAGAACGCCGCGATCAATCGCCTGCGCCGCCGGCTGCTGGACATGCCGCCGAGGCAAGCCATCCAAGACTTGCTGAAGGCGCTGGAGCGGTGGCCGACGAACGAGGAGCTACTGCAGCACATCGAATGA
- a CDS encoding flap endonuclease: MRVHLVDGTYELFRHFYGGPDARKSEPAAVIGVVQSIIGMLEGGATHVGVATDHVIESFRNGLYAGYKTGEGIDPLLWAQFEPLEAALAALGVVVWPMVEVEADDALAAAAAAAAADTRVKQVFLCTPDKDLAQSVRGNRVVQLDRRTGEVRNESGVMEKFGVPPASIPDYLALVGDSADGYPGLPGWGPKAASGVLAKYQRLEKIPASAADWKVTMRGAERLAETLRERRDDAFLFRTLATLRTDQPVVKVDDLQYRGPKPGFEALASEWGRPKLFARAEAIAKSG; the protein is encoded by the coding sequence ATGCGCGTCCACTTGGTCGACGGCACGTACGAGCTCTTTCGGCATTTCTACGGCGGCCCGGACGCGAGGAAGAGCGAGCCCGCCGCCGTGATCGGTGTCGTGCAATCCATCATCGGAATGCTCGAAGGAGGCGCGACGCACGTCGGCGTCGCTACCGATCACGTCATCGAGTCCTTCCGGAACGGCCTCTACGCGGGGTACAAGACCGGAGAGGGCATCGACCCCTTGCTCTGGGCGCAGTTCGAGCCGCTGGAAGCCGCCCTCGCGGCGCTCGGAGTCGTGGTGTGGCCCATGGTGGAGGTGGAGGCGGACGACGCCCTCGCCGCGGCCGCCGCCGCTGCCGCGGCAGACACGCGGGTCAAGCAGGTGTTCCTCTGCACGCCGGACAAGGACCTCGCGCAATCCGTTCGCGGCAATCGGGTCGTGCAGCTCGACCGGCGAACCGGCGAGGTCCGGAACGAGAGCGGCGTCATGGAGAAATTCGGCGTGCCACCGGCCTCCATCCCCGACTATCTCGCCCTCGTGGGCGATAGCGCCGACGGTTATCCCGGGCTGCCGGGCTGGGGACCCAAGGCTGCTTCCGGGGTCCTCGCGAAGTATCAGCGCCTCGAGAAGATTCCCGCGTCGGCCGCCGACTGGAAGGTGACGATGCGCGGCGCGGAGCGGCTTGCCGAAACCCTTCGCGAGCGGCGGGACGATGCCTTCCTTTTCCGGACGCTCGCGACGCTCCGGACGGACCAGCCCGTTGTGAAGGTGGACGACTTGCAGTATCGCGGGCCCAAGCCGGGCTTCGAAGCGCTCGCGTCGGAATGGGGCCGGCCAAAGCTATTCGCCCGCGCCGAAGCCATCGCCAAAAGCGGGTAA